From Pleurocapsa sp. PCC 7319:
AACGTAAATGTTACTGGAAAGCTACGTGATACGGAAACGGTCATGCGTAGTTTGGAGGAGGGTTGTTGGAAAAGTATCGACTAAGATAACTCGCTGGCAACCTATCCTACAACAAGCACGGTTTCGGAAAGGAGGGGTATGCTGGAAACAGCTACCTCGACCTTATCGGAGTGTCAATCTAAAGGTTTGGTGTCGTGAAAGTCAGTGAAGTCTATGAAGTGATGTCCTTCAGGGGTTTGATGAATGATCTCTGAAAAACGATGTCCCCAAAGTATATCGCTTGCAGCATAAGAATAGGGAGCATGAATAGGTTGGGCGACAGTCTCATCAATACCGCTTAACGAAACCACCAGCATAGCTTTAGTTTGTGCCAAAGATTCAGCAGTAGCACCCCACAAAGGACTACTTTCATCAATTTGATGCATGATTGTCCAGCTCAGAGTAAATCTAGGTGTTTGGTTACGTAATAGCTTGAGCAGGTAAAATCGGCGCATATATTCCCCCTCAGTGCTGACTTCATCTCGCATCAAATAGATCCGCATTTCGGCTTTAATTATTTGGTTACGGCGTTGATTGGCCGCCCTCAGCATCAGAGTAGGAATATCATTGTAATTAGATATAGTAGCTACCTGACTAAATAACACTCTCGCCGTTGGTTGGGAAAATTTGGTAAAAGCCAATCCAGTCATTAGAGCAATTCCCGTAATTCCTATCAAGGCTTCTGTTGTAACTACAATATCTGCGTAAGTAGTGGTGGGATACATTGAGCCGTAGCCAATGGAAGTTAAAGTTTGCACGCTAAAGAAAAAGGCATCTCCCAATGAACCAGGAGTAGCATTTTCGATACAATCTCCTCCTGCTAGGTATGCAATAGCAAAGATAACGTTAATTGCTACATAGGACAAAGTCATTAACAGTAAAAAACCCCACCAAGGAATAGTTAGAAGCAAATAATATGGTTCTTGCAAATAGTTATACCAAGCTTCTGCACCAGGGATTTCAAAGCGTCCATCATGAAAATTAATTCGAAATTTGGATAAATTGCGATCGCTTAGGGGCCCTGGAGAATATTTGCCTTGATTTTTTGTCAAATAAGGTCTTTTTCTGGGATTTGGTGGAGGTAGCATAAAATTCTTATGAGCTAGGAGCTAGGAGCTATGAAGACTCAAGATTAATTTTACTGATATTTGAAAACCTCTTATCCATATTGGTTTTTCTATCTTCGTGTGAGAGAGTACACCTACTAAATTTAAAGGATGGGAATTTAGTGGGTGGTGAATCGAACTTAAATACGAAGGGGATGGGTTTACATATTTGACATGAAATCTTCATCTAACAAGGGTTGTAGCCGTTGTATAATACTTTTGTACGCGACACGAGTTTAAATTACTGGACTGCGTACAGAACCTAGTAAATTGAATAGTTAAAGTATGTGGTTCTAGCAACTAATTGACTTTTGTTGAAGTCAACAGGTCGATTACACATGCTGGGGAGACCTCAGCGTGTCTCGACCTCAAATCCTCTTGCTAGGTAAAACTTTAAGAGTTCCAATTTAAAACATATTTTGTCCCAGGGCATGGGATGGGCTGGATCAGAAACCAGTTTCTAAGTTGCCTGTGGTGGCGGTCTGACGGGGTGAAACATGAGTCATTTTAGGGTGATGCTTGAGTGCGTAGTTAGTTAAGAGCCGAACTGAAATAAGCAGGAAACTCAAGTCGTGAGTCTTGAGAATCTCATTCTAAATCTTTGATTTAGGATGAGAGTGTGTCAACTACTACATAACTTAGGATGCACTCAATCCACAGAACTCAATAAGTACCTTATTTAACTTGATAACGCAATAGCTGTCTAACTTTTTCGGGAGGTAAACCGAGCTTTTGACTGATAGCTGTTTCAACTTGCTCTAATTCTGTAGTTGCTAATTCAAATTCCTGCTGTTGATAAACTTGAGTTGCCTGTTTTACTTTGACACTAGATAAATTGCGATCGCGATCTACCATGACTTTGATCGACAGAATTTTATTAGCTGGTTCGGCTTGATCCGGGGTAATTTTAAATGATTCTACAGAGCGATCGCTATAGTTTAAGCTATGCTCTGTCACTAATCCGCTAACTAGCCAAAAAGCTAATCCTAATAGGGGTAAAGATAGCCAAAACTCTATACGTAGCATCTTTGATTCAATATTAAATTATTGAATAGATATTGAGTAGAAAACATACAAAATTAAATGCTTGTCATCATAAATAGTAGACGATCAATGATAAATGAAGGATGTTAATTCTGTTAGTCGAAGACGATCCAGCACAGTTAGAACCTTTACAAGTAGCATTAACTCAGATTGGACATATAGTTGATGCCGTCTTGGATGGAGAGACGGCAATTTGGTTAATTAAGGAGAAAGATTACGATCTGTTGATCCTAGATTGGATGTTACCTAAAGTTAGTGGCGTGGATATCTGCCGTCAATATCGTAATTTGGGTAATGCTGCACCAGTATTAATGCTAACTGCCAAGGATACAACAACGGATAAGGTAAAAGGTTTAGATGCAGGAGCTGATGATTATCTAGTCAAGCCGGTGGATGTTTTAGAATTACTGGCAAGAGTAAGAGCTTTGGGTAGAAGATCCCCCTTATGGCAAGGAGATACTCTATCATTAGCAGATTTAAAGCTTAATTTGACCAGTTTAAGCTTAGAACGAGGAAAAGTACAAATTCAACTTTCAGTTAGGGAATTTCAACTGATGGAATATCTCATGCGTCATCCTCAGCAAGTGTTATCTCGTGATCAAATAGAGCAGGCGCTTTGGAGTTGGGGAAGCGAACCGGAAAGTAATGCCGTAACTACTTTGGTCAGAAGATTGCGACAGCGACTTACAGCAGTAGGCGCAAAAGATTGGTTGGAAACAGTTTATGGAATAGGTTATCGCTTAAAGAATGAAGGATGAAGATTAACGATGTCAATTAAATATGACATACGAAATTATGATAAATTTAGTTCGTACCGAAGTACTGTAATTGGTTTTGCCCAGTAGTCTTCAAAACGATAATTTAGTAAAAAATTTGCTTTCCTTGCCATCTGTTTCCCTTTACGGAGATTGGCGAATATGACTTTCAATTGATTCGGAGCTAAAACAGGGTAAAGTAAAATAGCAAATAACAAGCCTAGTTTAAGTGATCTACTATAGTTTTGTTCTGTAGCAAATGCTAATACTCCAATTTCACCAGCATAACTGGTGTCAAATCCCAACAAAACATGAAATATATCGTGAGTTACAGCATATCTTAAAGCAAATACATTGCTGTCGGCAATCTCTGAAAATTCTGAACTAATTTTCAAAGGTTTTAGCTTATTTTTTTGCATATGAAGGGCATATTCATGACCAAATGTTCCTAATGGTAATTGACTAAGTTCTTCCAGATTTATCGCTGGATAATATTTTTTCACCAGCGTCATCTTTGCTTTTATTTCAGGGTTCGCTCGTACGCCCAGTGCATCAGACTTTAACAGTGCAAAATCTCCTGCTCTTTCAGAATTTTTTGAGATTTTAGAGGCAAGATATAGTTTTTTAAAATCGATTTTCATGATTTACCTGGTATCGATAGTATTAATTAACCTTTTCTGCTGTCATTTTGATGTCATATTCATTTTTCATACTAAGTAATAACAATTCAAACCTAGTTTTTAGAGGTAATCGATGAAAATAAAATTAATGCCCATCTTGGCTGGATTTATAACCTTATCTTTGGTTGCTGTTCCTTTAACAGCACAGGCTTGTAGTGGAGGTGACAAAGACAAAAGTACTTCTGAGTCCAATTTACCCGAACAAACTGAAAGCAGTTTTACTGTTGAAGAATCTTCTTCTGTGCCTCAAGCCTAGAAGTAAATTAAAGGGTCTTAGACCAAATTAATTGCGAATTAATAATTTGGTTATTGTCCATTGTTCATTATCCTCTTTCGAGGACGTAATCAATTTTCCATTGATAAAAATTAGCTCGGAGAGAAATATTATTTATGATGATTTTTCTCTCTTTTTTTGCTTAAACTTGAAATTATCATTTATAGCACTACCAGAAAACATTAGGACATTTTCTGTTCCCTGTTCCCTGTTCCCTGTTCCCTGTTCCCTGTTCCCTGTTCCTTATTCCCTTTAAACCAATATATTATGTCCTAAGCTTAAAGCGTAGTGCTATAGCAAAAAGTTAATTTCTCAAGTTATCAATGTTTGAGTTTGATCGTTCTCGTCATCGTCTAGCTTATTTATTTGCTCTCTCAATGGGAAGCATTTTAATTCTGTTCGCTTTTACGGTTTATCAGCGTCAAGTAAAAGAACAGATGCGAGAATTTGATACTCAAGTTTATTCCCAAGCCAAAAAAATTGCTGCACTAACAACTTATCAAAAACAAAAGCAAAGCTGGCAGATCGATACAGATAATGTATCTTTGTCCAATCCCGAAATCCCCAATGAATCGAAAATAGTTTATATTCGTTGGTACGATTACCAGAAAAATCTTTTACAGTTTATTGGGAAATGTCCTCCTCGAAAGTCTTCCCTGACAGTTGGATGGCAAACCCTACAATACAAATGCAATCATAACGGTCATACTAAACAAAAAAATCTGCGTAAATTTACTCTTCCTTTGAAATACGAGCAATCTTTAGTGGGCTATTTACAAGTTGCAGTTTCTCTTGAACCTCTTCGAGACTCACTATCGCGATCGCGTTTATTTTTTGCTTTGGGAGTGCCAATTACCCTCGGTTTTACTGGTATAGCAGGCTGGATTCTTGGTGGCTTGGCAATGCAGCCTATTAAACGTTCCTATGAACAATTACAACGTTTTACTGCTGATGCATCCCACGAATTACGGGCTCCAGTAGCAGCAATTCTCAGCAATGCCCAAGTTGGTTTACTCTCTCCCCCGGGGAATAATCAACAACCCCGCCAACGTTTGCAAAATATCGTCACTCAAAGTAAATATATGGGTGCTTTAATTGCTAATTTACTATTTTTGGCTCGTCATCAAGGAAAATTAAACCCTCAAGATCTGATGAAAGTTGACATCTTAAAACTGTCAGACTCCTTAGCTAATAAGTATGAATCTTTAGCACGAGAAAAAAGCCTCCTATTTAAACTTGATGCACCACAAACATCTCCAGAAATTTACGGCGATCGCGATCTTCTACAACAGGCTATTGGTAATTTACTGGACAACGCAATTAAATATACTCATGCAGAAGGTAAGGTTGCATTGAAATTGGAAGTCAAACCCCGTCGTATTTTAATTACGGTTCAAGATACTGGTATTGGTATACCGCCATCCGATTTACCTTATATCTTTGATCGCTTTTATCGAGTAGATAAAGCCCGCACCAGACAAACAGGGGGGTTTGGTTTAGGATTAGCGATCGCTCAACAAATTATTCAGGCTCACAATGGCAAGATTAGGGTTGAGAGTGAACTAGGAGTTGGAACTACGTTTCAGATTTGTTTACCTATACGAAATTAATAATTGCTGCTTTCAGTGTATGCCAAGGTAAAGTAGTACATTTAATCTTAATCGGATAGCGTTTGACACCTTCTATTGCTTTTAATTTATTTAAGGAGGGATTTAATTCTGCTTGACCTAACATTACTTGATGAAAATGTTCGACTATTGCCAACGTTTCCTCAACAGTTTTTCCTTTGACTGCCTCGATCATCAAATCAGCAGAGGCAAGACATAATGCACAGCCCGAACCCTGAAATTTAAGATCGGCAATTTTTTGAGTTTGACGATCCCAAGCAATGGTTATTTCTATCCTATCTCCGCAATAAAGATTTTCCCTTTTTTGATACGAATCAACTGGGTTAGTCTGACCGAAATTACGAGGGTTTTTAGAGTGAGATAAAATTACCTGTTGATATAAACGTCGATCTTTGAGATTAGTATTCATAAGAAAGTAATTTTTGATAGTCGTCAGGGGTATCGATATCGATCGCTGCTTGAGGCACATTGAGATTAAATCGGCGATCGCTATATTTTTGTAATAGTTTTTTGGCACCTCCTTTACTGGTCATACTGAGTAGATCTGGGAAAAGAGTTTGATTGAATAGAGTTGGTACCCCCAGAGTATCAGCATAGGTTGAAGCGATCGCCTTTTGTCCAGATTCGAGATAATTTTCGATCAAGGAATTGTAGATATGAGTATTAATTAAAGGTTGATCTCCTAGAGCAATGATAACTGCATTTAGGTCGGGTTCAATCGCAGTTAATGTTTGTATGCCAACGGAAATAGAAGTACTCATTCCTTGCTGCCAATGATCATTTTGACAGAAATAAACGGGTAAGTTGGCTATTTGGGGTTTAATGCGATCGCTGTAGGCACCAAGAACCACCATAATTGGATAGCAACGAGAAGCAACTGCTTCTTTAGTAGCATGGAGAATTAAACTACATCCTTTGTAATTCAACAACTGCTTGGGCGTTCCCATTCTTCTCGATTCCCCAGCAGCTAACAAAATTAGTCCAACTTTAGCTTGATTCAATTTCCCAAAATCTACCATCTACCAAGATGCGATCGCGCTTTGCGCGGTGGCTTTGCCAATCGCTAGATTCTCATCTCTCCCAAATTATAGAAAAAAACAGAGGTAAATAAATTACCCCTGTGATTGTAGTTTGATGATTTGTTGTTGTTGTTAAGGACGCTTCTTACCAGTTTTAGTAATGGGAGGGAAGATACTGATTCACATCAAATTGGCTTTGAACGTTAGTTTGAGTCCCTTCTTGGTGGATGAAGTTACCTTCACCGATCGCCGCGGCTTCATTAGAGTTGATCTGTACTGAATTTTGAGCATCAGGAGAAGAAATACCATAAGCTCCAAAATCAAATTGGTCTTGAATACTAGTTTGAGTTCCTTCTTGGATAACTACGTTACCGGTGCCAACAGCCGCCGCCGAGTTACTATTTACTTGTGTTGAACC
This genomic window contains:
- a CDS encoding ion channel, whose translation is MLPPPNPRKRPYLTKNQGKYSPGPLSDRNLSKFRINFHDGRFEIPGAEAWYNYLQEPYYLLLTIPWWGFLLLMTLSYVAINVIFAIAYLAGGDCIENATPGSLGDAFFFSVQTLTSIGYGSMYPTTTYADIVVTTEALIGITGIALMTGLAFTKFSQPTARVLFSQVATISNYNDIPTLMLRAANQRRNQIIKAEMRIYLMRDEVSTEGEYMRRFYLLKLLRNQTPRFTLSWTIMHQIDESSPLWGATAESLAQTKAMLVVSLSGIDETVAQPIHAPYSYAASDILWGHRFSEIIHQTPEGHHFIDFTDFHDTKPLD
- the rppA gene encoding two-component system response regulator RppA gives rise to the protein MLILLVEDDPAQLEPLQVALTQIGHIVDAVLDGETAIWLIKEKDYDLLILDWMLPKVSGVDICRQYRNLGNAAPVLMLTAKDTTTDKVKGLDAGADDYLVKPVDVLELLARVRALGRRSPLWQGDTLSLADLKLNLTSLSLERGKVQIQLSVREFQLMEYLMRHPQQVLSRDQIEQALWSWGSEPESNAVTTLVRRLRQRLTAVGAKDWLETVYGIGYRLKNEG
- a CDS encoding Coq4 family protein: MKIDFKKLYLASKISKNSERAGDFALLKSDALGVRANPEIKAKMTLVKKYYPAINLEELSQLPLGTFGHEYALHMQKNKLKPLKISSEFSEIADSNVFALRYAVTHDIFHVLLGFDTSYAGEIGVLAFATEQNYSRSLKLGLLFAILLYPVLAPNQLKVIFANLRKGKQMARKANFLLNYRFEDYWAKPITVLRYELNLS
- a CDS encoding cell wall metabolism sensor histidine kinase WalK — encoded protein: MFEFDRSRHRLAYLFALSMGSILILFAFTVYQRQVKEQMREFDTQVYSQAKKIAALTTYQKQKQSWQIDTDNVSLSNPEIPNESKIVYIRWYDYQKNLLQFIGKCPPRKSSLTVGWQTLQYKCNHNGHTKQKNLRKFTLPLKYEQSLVGYLQVAVSLEPLRDSLSRSRLFFALGVPITLGFTGIAGWILGGLAMQPIKRSYEQLQRFTADASHELRAPVAAILSNAQVGLLSPPGNNQQPRQRLQNIVTQSKYMGALIANLLFLARHQGKLNPQDLMKVDILKLSDSLANKYESLAREKSLLFKLDAPQTSPEIYGDRDLLQQAIGNLLDNAIKYTHAEGKVALKLEVKPRRILITVQDTGIGIPPSDLPYIFDRFYRVDKARTRQTGGFGLGLAIAQQIIQAHNGKIRVESELGVGTTFQICLPIRN
- the sufU gene encoding Fe-S cluster assembly sulfur transfer protein SufU, which produces MNTNLKDRRLYQQVILSHSKNPRNFGQTNPVDSYQKRENLYCGDRIEITIAWDRQTQKIADLKFQGSGCALCLASADLMIEAVKGKTVEETLAIVEHFHQVMLGQAELNPSLNKLKAIEGVKRYPIKIKCTTLPWHTLKAAIINFV
- a CDS encoding NTP transferase domain-containing protein, translating into MNQAKVGLILLAAGESRRMGTPKQLLNYKGCSLILHATKEAVASRCYPIMVVLGAYSDRIKPQIANLPVYFCQNDHWQQGMSTSISVGIQTLTAIEPDLNAVIIALGDQPLINTHIYNSLIENYLESGQKAIASTYADTLGVPTLFNQTLFPDLLSMTSKGGAKKLLQKYSDRRFNLNVPQAAIDIDTPDDYQKLLSYEY